The following proteins come from a genomic window of Oncorhynchus clarkii lewisi isolate Uvic-CL-2024 chromosome 23, UVic_Ocla_1.0, whole genome shotgun sequence:
- the LOC139382015 gene encoding baculoviral IAP repeat-containing protein 5a, with amino-acid sequence MDPFSEDHTKMYFYETRLNTYVGWPFEEGCACTPENMAKAGFIHTPTENSPDIAKCFFCLKELEGWEPDDDPEKEHKSHSPSCNFISLKKSVNDLTVEEFLKLQKEMQKFHIKKYCNEAITKFEEAAKSRRGEIIKTAMDEE; translated from the exons ATGGATCCCTTTAGTGAAGACCATACGAAAATGTACTTTTATGAAACCAGATTGAATACCTACGTGGGGTGGCCGTTCGAAGAGGGCTGCGCGTGCACTCCAGAGAAC ATGGCCAAAGCTGGATTCATCCACACACCAACAGAGAACAGCCCGGACATAGCCAAGTGCTTCTTCTGTCTCAAAGAACTGGAGGGCTGGGAGCCAGATGATGACCCAGA GAAGGAGCATAAGTCTCATTCACCCAGCTGCAACTTCATCTCCCTGAAGAAGAGTGTAAATGACCTGACTGTGGAAGAGTTCCTCAAACTCCAGAAAGAGATGCAGAAATTCCACATT AAAAAGTATTGCAATGAGGCCATCACTAAGTTTGAGGAGGCGGCAAAAAGCAGAAGAGGTGAGATCATCAAGACTGCCATGGATGAAGAGTGA